In the Chryseobacterium sp. MYb264 genome, one interval contains:
- a CDS encoding fibronectin type III domain-containing protein, with protein MKKLSTILVLLLCLIDIGFVPNAYGQASTLPYSQDFSTANDFTFVNGTQTNVWYYGTIAGNPGGSLYITNNGGTSNAYTTNNTTVSHAYKDFTIPAGSALATLMFDWRAYGEGGYDYLRVWLVPSTYTPTPGTEITEDAGRIQVGGDFGEISDWETYSNFALDISTFAGGTVRLVYEWTNDSSFGTQPAAAVDNITLLIPTCLQPSAPAVSAIGSNTATIEWTAPATVPGNGYEYYLSTVNTAPDVNTAGTAAPTTSAILPSLATSTTYYWWVRSVCSTTDKSIWISGGNFSTTQVPAPLPYLQDFTTTNDFEFVNGTSVNKWNYGTATGNTGGSIYISTNNGTTNTYSTTDASTVHAYRDITIPAGATTAVFSYDWKGQGESIYDYLRVWLVPTTYTPTPGTLITAGGGRIQVGADYINLKGDWQHYMNPILNISNFANSTMRLVFQWRNDSGGGTQPPIAVDNVNLYIPTCNVPTALTVNSQTQDGASLSWTGPNPAPAIGYEYYLSTTNTAPTGTTAGTPNTGTTANPSGLASNTTYYWWVRAVCSGTDQSIWMAGPSFTTGQIGTGTTTSSYLPVYSYYGYNYSQQIYTKAELTAAVGNNNSITGIKFFVAASQNPQSNYNQWVVYLGNTAQNNFSSTTNWVPLSGLTQVYSGTLPNMTSGTWVEIPFSAPFIWDGNSNIVVAVDENSPNYTSGATWGSYTAGSNRGILYYNDNTNPDPASPPTASSRYSDIPRIQFKGEPLLPCSINPPGNIALGTVTYSTAIISWTPTLGATYNIQYRVQGTGPWIPAGPVVSPGYSITITGLEEQTTYEVQISTTCGGSTGGYSTSTVFTTTPLSYCPMTGTGTNDHIANVTVTSANVGFLPMSNTTVQNNYTNYNTPATLINLDIGSTGNQVSVGKGWTGTTQSDAVSVWIDFNRNGTFEASERILNAAASTTTPVAAYFDVPANAYPGPLTTTMRVVLKRSSAPTMCEASVTNGEVEDYAVRLRPCSTVVPTAPTFTAPTHTSTTVNWTAVANVTYQVRYRKQGPPAGAWETAYASTQLANIPLTITGLDPATIYDVEIATVCGSNVGTYSPTTSFTTRCDPTPPSITISNITAYSATVSWAPVVPNATYIMRYRIVGSGAAGWSADIALPTTSNTYALTSLTPYTSYEVQIANQCVGETTPNAWSNPKVFITERICELPPPGLTITNITPTTAVVTWDSFPGATYILRYRKVGIPSWTSIPSNTNTITITGLIELTKYEMQVVNVCNGTPGTYTPPYYFTTPTVVYCQMESANGTANYISNVTVKPNGKPEMINESTGSTYTDYTGDSTKFIELIQGSEGNEISISKKLSGTNSDAGIAVWIDFDRSGTFDINERVFAAGLDQTEKLTGTFNVPADAFVSLTDYKYVVMRVAMQKGGIPVNCTSFADGEVEDYTIRITKNPVPNPTNQTDIMIYPNPVSTILNVRNISARANYKLYNAAGQMISSGVILNNKIDVSKLINGVYVIDIEDVKGTAQKKFIKE; from the coding sequence ATGAAGAAACTCTCTACTATTTTAGTACTTCTTCTGTGCCTCATTGACATTGGTTTTGTCCCCAATGCCTATGGTCAGGCCTCAACATTACCCTACAGTCAGGACTTTTCAACAGCTAATGACTTTACTTTCGTAAACGGAACTCAAACCAACGTCTGGTATTATGGTACGATAGCCGGTAACCCAGGTGGATCCCTTTACATTACCAACAATGGAGGAACCTCCAATGCGTATACAACAAATAATACCACCGTATCGCATGCGTACAAAGATTTTACTATTCCTGCAGGATCAGCTCTGGCTACTTTGATGTTCGACTGGCGGGCATATGGAGAAGGTGGCTATGACTACCTAAGAGTATGGCTTGTGCCAAGCACCTATACCCCTACCCCAGGCACTGAAATTACCGAAGATGCAGGAAGAATTCAGGTTGGCGGCGACTTCGGTGAGATTTCAGATTGGGAAACATACAGTAATTTTGCACTTGATATTAGTACTTTTGCGGGAGGTACCGTTCGCCTTGTCTACGAATGGACCAATGACTCTTCCTTTGGAACCCAGCCGGCAGCTGCAGTTGACAATATTACTCTGCTTATTCCGACTTGTTTGCAGCCGTCAGCACCTGCTGTGTCCGCCATAGGATCAAATACAGCAACTATTGAATGGACGGCACCGGCTACTGTACCCGGAAATGGCTATGAATACTATCTATCAACAGTAAATACTGCGCCCGATGTAAATACGGCAGGAACAGCAGCCCCGACTACATCTGCTATTTTACCTTCATTGGCAACCAGCACAACCTACTATTGGTGGGTACGATCAGTTTGCAGTACAACAGACAAAAGCATCTGGATTTCAGGAGGAAACTTTAGCACCACTCAAGTTCCCGCTCCGCTTCCTTATTTACAGGACTTTACAACAACTAACGATTTTGAATTTGTTAACGGAACCTCGGTTAACAAGTGGAATTACGGAACCGCTACAGGAAATACCGGGGGATCTATATACATTTCTACCAATAACGGCACGACCAACACATACAGCACAACGGACGCATCCACAGTACATGCCTACAGAGATATTACGATCCCTGCAGGAGCAACAACTGCAGTCTTCTCCTACGACTGGAAAGGACAGGGAGAGAGTATCTATGATTATTTAAGAGTATGGCTGGTTCCCACAACGTATACTCCGACTCCAGGAACATTAATTACTGCAGGAGGCGGAAGAATTCAGGTAGGCGCTGACTATATTAACCTAAAAGGTGATTGGCAGCATTATATGAATCCGATATTAAATATCAGCAATTTTGCCAATAGTACCATGCGTTTGGTGTTCCAATGGAGAAATGACTCAGGAGGAGGTACACAACCACCTATTGCCGTCGATAATGTCAACTTATATATTCCTACATGTAATGTGCCTACAGCACTTACGGTAAATTCTCAAACACAGGACGGTGCTTCACTGTCATGGACAGGCCCTAACCCGGCACCGGCGATCGGATATGAATATTACCTTTCAACAACCAATACAGCTCCTACCGGAACAACTGCGGGAACACCGAATACCGGAACGACTGCCAACCCAAGTGGTCTGGCATCAAACACGACCTATTATTGGTGGGTACGCGCTGTATGTTCAGGAACTGATCAAAGCATCTGGATGGCTGGACCTTCGTTCACCACAGGACAGATAGGTACAGGAACAACAACGTCTAGTTATCTGCCGGTATACTCTTACTATGGCTACAACTATTCTCAGCAGATTTATACAAAAGCTGAACTTACAGCTGCCGTAGGAAATAATAATTCTATCACAGGAATCAAGTTCTTTGTAGCAGCGTCTCAAAATCCTCAGTCGAATTATAACCAATGGGTAGTTTATTTAGGAAATACAGCGCAGAACAATTTCAGTTCAACAACAAACTGGGTTCCCCTTTCAGGTTTAACACAAGTTTATTCCGGAACGTTGCCTAATATGACCTCCGGTACCTGGGTTGAAATCCCTTTTTCAGCACCATTTATTTGGGACGGAAACAGCAATATTGTCGTTGCTGTTGATGAAAACTCTCCGAATTACACCTCAGGAGCAACCTGGGGAAGCTATACAGCAGGTTCAAACAGAGGTATTTTATATTATAATGACAATACGAACCCAGATCCTGCCAGCCCTCCTACAGCGAGCAGCAGATATTCCGATATTCCGAGAATTCAGTTCAAAGGAGAGCCTCTATTACCATGTTCCATCAACCCTCCAGGCAACATTGCTTTGGGTACGGTTACATACTCTACCGCTATTATCAGCTGGACACCGACACTCGGAGCGACTTATAATATTCAATACAGAGTTCAGGGTACCGGTCCGTGGATTCCGGCAGGACCTGTGGTTTCCCCTGGTTACAGTATCACGATTACTGGTTTAGAAGAGCAAACCACCTATGAAGTACAGATTTCGACAACTTGTGGAGGCTCTACAGGAGGATACTCTACTTCAACCGTATTTACGACCACTCCATTGTCCTATTGCCCAATGACAGGTACAGGAACGAATGATCACATCGCTAACGTTACGGTAACTTCTGCCAACGTAGGTTTCTTACCTATGAGCAACACGACTGTTCAGAATAATTATACAAACTACAATACACCTGCTACCTTAATTAATCTGGATATCGGATCTACAGGAAATCAGGTCTCTGTTGGTAAAGGATGGACAGGTACTACACAAAGTGACGCCGTGTCTGTCTGGATTGATTTTAACAGAAACGGTACTTTTGAAGCTTCGGAACGAATTCTAAACGCAGCAGCAAGTACTACGACTCCTGTTGCAGCCTATTTTGATGTTCCGGCAAATGCTTACCCAGGACCGTTAACGACGACAATGAGAGTTGTATTAAAACGTTCAAGTGCTCCTACTATGTGTGAGGCTTCTGTTACAAATGGCGAGGTTGAAGATTACGCAGTAAGATTGAGACCTTGTTCTACAGTTGTTCCAACTGCGCCAACATTTACAGCACCTACGCACACATCAACTACAGTTAACTGGACAGCAGTAGCAAACGTAACCTATCAGGTAAGATACAGAAAACAGGGACCTCCCGCCGGAGCCTGGGAAACTGCCTATGCTTCAACTCAGCTGGCTAATATTCCTTTAACAATTACAGGTTTAGATCCTGCTACAATTTATGATGTAGAAATCGCAACAGTTTGTGGTTCAAACGTAGGAACCTATTCTCCTACAACATCATTCACAACAAGATGTGATCCTACTCCTCCAAGTATCACTATCAGTAATATTACAGCATATTCAGCTACAGTAAGCTGGGCGCCAGTGGTTCCTAATGCTACTTATATCATGAGATACAGAATCGTAGGAAGTGGAGCTGCGGGATGGAGTGCAGACATTGCATTACCAACCACTTCAAACACGTATGCACTTACAAGTTTAACTCCTTATACAAGCTATGAAGTTCAGATTGCTAACCAATGTGTAGGAGAAACAACTCCAAACGCCTGGTCTAACCCTAAAGTATTCATTACAGAAAGAATTTGTGAGCTTCCTCCACCGGGACTAACAATCACAAACATTACACCTACTACCGCAGTTGTAACCTGGGATTCTTTCCCTGGAGCCACCTATATCTTAAGATATAGAAAAGTAGGAATTCCGAGCTGGACAAGCATTCCTTCCAACACGAATACAATAACCATAACAGGTTTAATAGAATTAACGAAATACGAAATGCAGGTAGTAAACGTGTGTAACGGAACCCCGGGAACCTACACCCCTCCGTACTATTTCACAACTCCAACTGTTGTTTACTGCCAGATGGAATCTGCTAACGGAACGGCAAATTATATTTCAAATGTAACAGTAAAACCTAATGGAAAACCGGAAATGATTAATGAATCAACAGGTTCAACATATACTGATTACACCGGTGATTCTACGAAATTCATCGAGCTTATTCAGGGATCCGAGGGCAATGAGATTTCCATCTCCAAAAAGCTATCAGGAACCAACAGCGATGCCGGCATTGCCGTTTGGATTGACTTTGATAGAAGCGGCACTTTCGATATTAATGAAAGAGTTTTTGCAGCAGGCCTGGATCAAACCGAGAAGCTGACAGGAACATTCAATGTACCGGCTGATGCTTTCGTGAGTTTAACAGATTACAAATATGTTGTCATGAGAGTGGCAATGCAAAAAGGAGGAATCCCTGTAAACTGTACAAGCTTTGCCGACGGAGAAGTAGAAGATTACACCATTAGAATTACTAAAAATCCGGTTCCGAACCCTACTAATCAGACGGATATCATGATCTATCCTAACCCGGTAAGTACAATACTGAATGTAAGAAACATCAGCGCAAGAGCTAATTATAAGCTTTACAATGCCGCCGGACAAATGATCTCAAGCGGAGTAATCTTAAATAATAAGATTGACGTAAGCAAATTGATAAACGGAGTGTATGTAATAGACATTGAAGATGTGAAAGGTACAGCTCAAAAGAAATTTATCAAGGAATAA
- a CDS encoding YMGG-like glycine zipper-containing protein — MKRLVLTGFLSVFLMTACKKDDQVAERSLEQQKMEFQMRQLEIEKQKLAIEKEKMAYEAQKKADSIVEAKKVKEAAASNSKPQVIRETKTIYRDRNSSSSNGNYADNGSSSSQGTTKKKGMSKAAKGTIIGTVGGAAAGAIIAKKNRGLGAVIGGVVGGATGYTIGRAGDRKDGRVQPK, encoded by the coding sequence ATGAAACGTTTAGTGTTAACAGGATTTTTGTCAGTATTTTTAATGACAGCCTGTAAAAAAGATGATCAGGTGGCGGAAAGATCTTTGGAACAACAGAAAATGGAGTTCCAGATGAGACAGCTTGAAATTGAAAAGCAGAAATTAGCAATTGAGAAAGAAAAAATGGCTTATGAAGCTCAGAAAAAAGCAGACAGCATTGTAGAAGCTAAAAAAGTGAAGGAAGCGGCTGCTAGCAATTCAAAACCGCAAGTGATAAGAGAAACGAAAACGATATACAGAGATAGAAATTCTTCAAGTTCAAATGGTAACTACGCCGATAACGGAAGTAGCTCTTCACAAGGAACAACCAAGAAAAAAGGGATGAGTAAAGCCGCCAAAGGAACCATTATCGGTACGGTAGGTGGTGCTGCCGCAGGGGCAATTATCGCTAAGAAAAACAGAGGTCTCGGTGCGGTAATCGGCGGTGTTGTTGGTGGTGCTACAGGTTATACGATCGGTAGAGCCGGCGACAGAAAAGACGGAAGAGTACAGCCTAAATAA
- a CDS encoding LIC_10190 family membrane protein — protein sequence MLLLFLSTILIIPTLMGLGKIFTFFSQEKSISRNILIGILGLSLLLTLKSFFGAIDFYTEIITLSIGLFSFVYHKLYKDFCQFSKKEISLLSIVSLIILFCSSFHPYILDHFGYYVPTIKWLREFGMVKGISNLDLILGQMSIWHIFQAGFSHFSDPFLRMNGILLIIYSIYVIEKKSWIQLCFIPVLLLFSQSPSPDLPVIVFSLIILNEILKGNKNTNLLFAFSVFVFAIKPTMIWLPILSFLYSIFIIKSRFKYLIPGSLILILFFIKNVWTFGYPIFPVAIGDLGMYWKPNPEVLRISSQYAIMKTYDMQYSYSQIQQFSGFDYIKNWLFLNGIKSKINILFILSLLIFIIFTYIKKNKIITLICISIVIKSILVLSFSAQYRFFIDVFFVIIFVMFFHLINQKKSIILFSGLSIFFVLFLSFPNIIQKLAPSFRLGNYMAKFNQKQIYKPSTYDYNQYQTFKVGNLKLNVSNNYPYNFDTKPPAISTGFIFDDVKANIFPQLIDENNIQKGFIWKNLTPKEKKEAENVINNIKNNYK from the coding sequence ATGCTGTTATTATTTCTTTCCACCATTCTCATCATTCCGACCTTAATGGGATTGGGGAAAATTTTCACATTTTTTTCTCAGGAGAAAAGTATTTCAAGAAATATTTTAATCGGCATATTAGGTTTAAGTTTATTATTAACACTTAAATCTTTTTTTGGAGCTATTGATTTCTATACAGAAATAATAACTTTATCAATAGGATTATTTTCTTTTGTCTACCATAAATTATATAAAGACTTTTGCCAATTCTCAAAGAAAGAAATTTCATTATTAAGCATAGTTTCATTGATAATTTTATTCTGTTCTTCATTTCATCCTTATATATTAGATCATTTCGGATATTACGTTCCCACGATAAAATGGTTGAGAGAATTTGGAATGGTAAAAGGAATTTCAAACTTAGATCTCATACTTGGACAAATGTCGATCTGGCATATTTTTCAGGCTGGATTTTCACATTTTTCAGACCCTTTTTTACGAATGAACGGAATTTTACTGATAATTTATTCCATCTATGTTATAGAAAAGAAAAGCTGGATTCAATTGTGTTTTATCCCGGTTTTACTGCTTTTCTCACAATCGCCAAGTCCGGATTTACCCGTAATTGTTTTTTCATTAATTATTTTAAATGAAATTTTAAAAGGCAATAAAAATACAAATCTGCTTTTCGCATTTTCAGTTTTTGTTTTTGCCATCAAACCCACCATGATCTGGCTTCCGATTTTAAGTTTCCTCTACTCTATTTTCATCATTAAATCGCGTTTTAAATATTTAATTCCGGGAAGTTTAATTTTAATTTTATTCTTCATTAAAAATGTATGGACTTTCGGGTATCCTATTTTTCCGGTTGCAATTGGAGACTTGGGAATGTACTGGAAACCTAATCCCGAAGTCTTAAGAATATCGTCTCAATATGCCATTATGAAAACCTATGACATGCAATATTCTTATTCACAAATTCAACAATTTTCAGGTTTTGATTATATTAAAAACTGGCTTTTCTTAAACGGAATCAAATCAAAGATCAATATTTTATTTATTCTCAGTCTTTTAATTTTTATCATTTTTACCTATATCAAAAAGAACAAAATCATTACTCTTATTTGCATTTCAATTGTTATAAAAAGTATTTTAGTCTTATCATTTTCCGCGCAATACAGATTTTTTATTGATGTATTTTTTGTGATTATTTTTGTTATGTTTTTTCATCTTATTAATCAGAAAAAATCAATTATACTATTTTCAGGTTTAAGTATATTTTTCGTTCTGTTTTTATCATTTCCGAATATCATTCAAAAGTTGGCTCCGAGTTTCAGATTGGGAAATTACATGGCAAAATTCAATCAAAAGCAAATTTACAAGCCATCAACTTACGATTACAATCAATATCAAACATTTAAAGTCGGAAATTTAAAACTCAACGTATCAAATAATTATCCTTATAATTTTGACACAAAACCGCCTGCCATTTCTACAGGTTTTATTTTTGATGATGTTAAAGCAAATATTTTTCCGCAATTAATTGATGAAAATAATATTCAAAAAGGATTTATCTGGAAAAATTTAACACCGAAAGAAAAAAAAGAAGCGGAAAACGTTATCAATAATATCAAAAACAACTATAAATAG
- the aroC gene encoding chorismate synthase, translated as MFNTLGNLLSLTTFGESHGVAYGGIINNFPAGLEVDLDKVQHELDRRKPGQSAIVTQRKESDTVKFLSGIFDGKTTGTPIGFIIENENQKSKDYDHIANSYRPSHADFTYDQKFGIRDYRGGGKSSARETINWVVAGALAKQLLSNIEINAYVSSVGDIFCEKPYQALDFSQTESNEVRCPDAETAEKMIARIKEIKKEGNTIGGTVTCVIKNVPVGIGEPVFSKLQAELAKAMLNINAAKGFEYGSGFCGAKMTGKEHNDLFNEDFTTKSNLSGGIQGGISNGMDIYFRVAFKPVATIIRPQESIDKDGNPVIVEGKGRHDPCVVPRAVPVVESLAAFVLADLFLINKTRNINNF; from the coding sequence ATGTTCAATACTTTAGGTAATCTTCTCAGTCTTACAACATTTGGAGAAAGTCACGGTGTGGCTTATGGTGGAATCATCAATAATTTTCCGGCAGGTCTGGAGGTTGATCTTGATAAAGTTCAGCATGAATTAGATCGTAGGAAACCCGGACAGTCCGCTATCGTGACACAAAGAAAAGAAAGTGACACGGTGAAATTTCTTTCGGGAATTTTTGACGGAAAAACCACGGGAACCCCAATTGGTTTTATCATCGAAAACGAAAATCAGAAATCAAAAGATTATGATCACATCGCGAATTCTTATCGTCCAAGTCATGCCGATTTTACGTACGATCAGAAATTTGGGATCAGAGATTATCGTGGCGGAGGAAAATCTTCGGCAAGAGAAACCATCAATTGGGTAGTGGCTGGCGCTTTGGCGAAGCAGCTACTATCAAATATTGAAATCAACGCTTATGTCTCTTCTGTAGGCGATATTTTCTGCGAAAAACCATATCAGGCTTTAGATTTTTCTCAAACGGAAAGCAATGAAGTTCGTTGTCCGGATGCAGAAACTGCAGAGAAAATGATTGCAAGAATCAAAGAGATCAAAAAAGAAGGAAATACGATTGGTGGAACTGTTACCTGTGTGATTAAAAATGTTCCGGTGGGAATTGGTGAACCTGTTTTCTCTAAACTTCAGGCTGAATTGGCAAAAGCAATGCTTAACATTAATGCTGCAAAAGGTTTTGAATATGGAAGCGGATTCTGCGGTGCAAAAATGACAGGAAAAGAACATAATGATCTTTTCAACGAAGATTTTACGACTAAATCTAATCTTTCGGGAGGTATTCAGGGAGGAATTTCTAACGGAATGGATATTTATTTCCGTGTTGCTTTCAAACCTGTGGCCACAATTATCAGACCTCAGGAAAGCATCGATAAAGATGGAAATCCTGTGATTGTGGAAGGAAAAGGCCGTCACGACCCTTGTGTTGTCCCGAGAGCGGTGCCTGTAGTTGAAAGTTTGGCAGCATTTGTACTGGCAGATTTATTTTTAATTAATAAGACAAGAAATATTAATAATTTTTAA
- a CDS encoding thioredoxin family protein: MKNYWDKGISFEEYLEIGKQRLESPATQQEIDYQQYYELGLQRIDRTLKKFIPNEEQLQELTAKNFDGKILIISEVWCGDASSTVPALVKFFEGKNEVKIFLRDSDKSLINQFQTNGTESIPKVIILDKDFNVKNSWGPRPQYGKELLMKHKADPEGYPKDNFYNDLQIYYAKNRGKDAVQEILDLL; encoded by the coding sequence ATGAAAAATTACTGGGATAAAGGAATTTCTTTCGAGGAATATCTTGAAATCGGAAAACAAAGACTTGAAAGTCCTGCTACACAACAGGAAATTGATTATCAACAATATTACGAACTGGGACTTCAGAGAATCGACAGAACGTTGAAAAAATTTATCCCAAATGAAGAGCAGTTGCAGGAACTTACCGCTAAAAATTTCGATGGAAAGATTTTAATTATTTCTGAAGTTTGGTGTGGTGATGCAAGCTCTACCGTTCCGGCTTTGGTTAAATTTTTTGAAGGTAAAAATGAGGTTAAAATTTTCCTTAGAGACAGCGATAAAAGTTTAATCAATCAATTTCAGACCAACGGAACAGAATCTATTCCGAAAGTTATTATTCTGGATAAAGATTTTAACGTAAAAAATTCTTGGGGCCCGCGTCCTCAATACGGAAAAGAATTGTTGATGAAACATAAAGCAGATCCTGAAGGTTATCCGAAAGATAATTTTTACAATGATCTTCAGATCTACTATGCAAAAAATAGAGGTAAAGATGCTGTTCAGGAAATTTTAGATCTTCTTTAA
- a CDS encoding TlpA family protein disulfide reductase yields MKKNIIYLVLIVIIGGIAFIPGVRNMLKDTFFPVATIENAVHIGEDDYDIELKGINVPSTNLKTFKNKPVFLNFWGTWCPPCRKEWPTIQKLYDSRKDHVDFVLIAMNDQEDAVRKFLKDNNYNVPVYIAQSPISEKLLPKAFPTTFLLDKTGRIMIKEDAYKDWNTETVHQFIDNIIK; encoded by the coding sequence ATGAAAAAAAATATAATTTATCTCGTATTAATTGTTATTATCGGAGGAATTGCCTTCATTCCCGGAGTAAGAAATATGTTGAAAGATACCTTTTTCCCGGTTGCTACTATTGAAAATGCAGTGCATATTGGCGAAGACGATTATGATATAGAATTAAAGGGAATCAATGTTCCGAGCACTAATCTGAAAACATTTAAAAACAAGCCTGTTTTTCTTAATTTTTGGGGCACATGGTGTCCTCCGTGCAGAAAAGAATGGCCTACCATTCAGAAACTGTATGATTCTAGAAAAGACCATGTAGATTTTGTGTTGATCGCCATGAATGATCAGGAAGATGCGGTAAGAAAATTCCTGAAGGATAATAATTACAATGTTCCTGTATACATCGCTCAAAGTCCGATCTCCGAAAAGCTGTTACCAAAAGCGTTCCCCACTACTTTTCTTTTGGATAAAACAGGACGAATCATGATCAAGGAAGATGCTTATAAAGATTGGAACACAGAGACTGTCCATCAGTTTATTGACAATATTATTAAATAA
- a CDS encoding YkvA family protein, with product MKYSKLHVAKEAISHKGFLKKIPDIFRMIKAWRKGSYPVKSMDMILPLLGLLYVISPIDLIPEVAIPVLGVLDDLAVLSLVIPKLVKEVDKFLLWEAERKYSSGITKIIDAEIVK from the coding sequence ATGAAATATTCAAAATTACACGTAGCTAAAGAAGCCATCAGCCATAAGGGCTTTCTAAAAAAAATCCCTGATATTTTCAGAATGATAAAAGCATGGAGAAAGGGATCTTATCCCGTAAAATCAATGGACATGATTTTACCTCTGTTAGGTTTATTATATGTGATCTCACCGATAGACCTTATTCCGGAAGTAGCTATTCCCGTGCTTGGAGTTTTGGATGATTTGGCAGTATTGTCGCTTGTTATTCCCAAACTGGTTAAAGAAGTTGATAAATTTCTCCTGTGGGAAGCAGAACGCAAGTACAGTTCGGGCATCACTAAAATAATCGATGCAGAAATTGTAAAATAA
- the pyrF gene encoding orotidine-5'-phosphate decarboxylase, giving the protein MESKKEFFLECYKLGIIKFGRFTLKSGIESPFYVDLRPLASDPKILKNLANYLLEMLPLDNFDLICGVPYAALPMATAMSLESYIPLIIKRKEAKSYGTKKLIEGIYQKGQNCLLVEDVITSGKSLVETIAEVEQEDLKVADIVVVLDREQGGKELLESKGYRVHTLFNISEVCAILQEDGQLSDEEVKRIQDFLKGNHIQFEEKQRSSYEQKLNVAQHSVSKKLLEIALEKKSNLIASADVTTTHELLDFAEKVGPHIIALKTHIDIISDFEYEKTIAPLKALASKHQFLLMEDRKFADIGNTQELQFTSGVFKITDWADFVTSQVIGGFESLDCFKNVGVVAIIGMSSKGTLTTSSYREEALKVALSHPNVIGGVSQNQLPDEMLLFTPGVNLADSGDGKGQQYNTPEHVFKTLHTDFIIVGRGIYKSENPEQSALNYKNEGWNAYLGSLEKKAIQN; this is encoded by the coding sequence ATGGAAAGTAAAAAAGAATTCTTTTTAGAATGCTACAAACTAGGTATCATTAAATTCGGAAGATTTACATTAAAAAGTGGGATCGAAAGTCCGTTTTATGTAGATTTAAGACCATTGGCTTCAGATCCTAAAATCTTAAAAAATCTTGCTAATTATTTATTGGAAATGCTTCCTTTAGATAATTTCGATTTGATTTGCGGAGTGCCGTACGCGGCTCTTCCCATGGCAACAGCTATGTCTTTAGAAAGTTATATTCCATTAATTATCAAAAGAAAAGAAGCTAAAAGTTACGGAACAAAAAAATTAATTGAAGGCATTTATCAGAAAGGGCAAAACTGTCTTTTGGTAGAAGATGTCATTACTTCCGGAAAATCTTTGGTTGAAACCATTGCTGAAGTTGAGCAGGAAGACTTGAAAGTAGCTGATATCGTAGTGGTTCTGGACAGAGAACAGGGCGGAAAAGAACTTTTGGAAAGCAAAGGATACAGAGTTCATACGCTTTTTAACATTTCAGAAGTCTGTGCTATTCTTCAGGAAGACGGGCAGCTAAGTGATGAAGAGGTAAAAAGAATTCAGGATTTCCTGAAAGGAAATCATATTCAGTTTGAAGAAAAGCAGAGATCTTCTTACGAGCAAAAATTAAACGTCGCTCAACACTCGGTTTCCAAAAAATTATTAGAAATTGCATTAGAAAAAAAATCAAACCTTATTGCTTCCGCAGACGTTACAACCACCCATGAACTATTGGATTTTGCGGAGAAAGTAGGCCCACATATTATTGCTCTGAAAACTCATATAGATATTATTTCGGACTTCGAGTATGAAAAGACAATTGCTCCACTAAAAGCGTTGGCTTCAAAACATCAGTTTTTATTAATGGAAGACAGAAAATTTGCTGATATCGGAAATACCCAGGAGCTTCAGTTTACAAGCGGGGTTTTCAAAATCACGGATTGGGCAGATTTTGTGACTTCTCAGGTTATTGGTGGTTTTGAATCTTTAGACTGTTTTAAAAACGTAGGTGTTGTTGCCATTATAGGAATGTCTTCAAAAGGAACTTTAACAACTAGCAGCTATCGTGAAGAAGCGTTGAAAGTTGCGCTTTCTCATCCAAACGTAATCGGTGGGGTTTCCCAGAATCAACTTCCGGATGAAATGTTATTATTTACCCCGGGAGTCAATTTAGCAGATTCAGGAGATGGAAAAGGCCAGCAGTATAATACCCCGGAACATGTTTTTAAAACCCTTCATACGGACTTTATTATTGTAGGAAGAGGCATTTATAAATCTGAAAACCCTGAGCAGTCTGCTTTAAACTATAAAAATGAAGGTTGGAATGCTTATTTAGGCTCTTTAGAGAAAAAAGCAATTCAGAACTAA